A single window of Pectobacterium parmentieri DNA harbors:
- a CDS encoding MltR family transcriptional regulator codes for MLCAGLKGREVTMEETQAFENRVLEALNSGKTVRDFMLCAVELLAEAASILMLQVFRKDDYAVKYAVEPLMTGTGPLGDLSVRLKLIYGLGMISRKEYEDAELLMALGEELAHDDRHYRFTDDEILGPIGELHCVAALPAEPALPLGADADPLLVSMQQQRYQQMVRSTLVLSLTTLIAQISLKKAF; via the coding sequence ATGCTGTGTGCGGGTTTAAAGGGTCGAGAAGTGACGATGGAAGAAACACAGGCGTTTGAAAACCGGGTTCTGGAAGCGCTGAACTCAGGGAAGACAGTGCGCGATTTTATGCTCTGTGCCGTTGAATTGCTGGCTGAAGCGGCTAGCATCCTGATGTTGCAGGTGTTCCGTAAAGACGATTATGCGGTGAAATATGCCGTTGAACCTCTGATGACGGGAACGGGGCCACTGGGTGACCTTTCCGTGCGCCTGAAACTGATTTATGGCCTGGGGATGATCAGCCGTAAAGAGTATGAAGATGCGGAATTGTTAATGGCGCTGGGCGAAGAGCTAGCACATGACGATCGACACTATCGTTTTACCGATGATGAAATTCTGGGGCCCATTGGTGAATTGCACTGCGTTGCGGCATTGCCCGCAGAACCGGCTTTGCCATTGGGGGCAGATGCCGATCCGCTTCTGGTGAGTATGCAACAGCAGCGTTATCAGCAGATGGTGCGTTCCACGCTGGTTTTATCCTTGACCACATTGATTGCGCAAATCAGTCTGAAAAAGGCGTTTTAA
- a CDS encoding YibL family ribosome-associated protein has protein sequence MKEQEKAEIKRLSDQLDKLTHKQATLLAQGDAEAIALNLEACEKLTAEIERLRNVREQKLSKEAQKLADLPFNRAITKKEQADMGTLKKSVRGLVIVHPMTALGREMGLKEMTGYAPKSF, from the coding sequence ATGAAAGAGCAGGAAAAAGCAGAAATCAAACGCCTTAGCGACCAATTGGATAAGCTGACGCATAAGCAGGCCACGCTGCTGGCACAAGGTGATGCCGAAGCCATCGCCCTCAATCTGGAAGCTTGTGAGAAGCTAACGGCTGAGATTGAGCGCCTGCGTAACGTGAGAGAACAAAAACTTAGCAAAGAAGCGCAGAAACTGGCGGATCTACCTTTCAACCGTGCGATTACGAAAAAAGAGCAGGCTGATATGGGAACGTTGAAGAAGAGTGTTCGCGGCTTGGTGATTGTGCACCCGATGACTGCGCTCGGGCGTGAAATGGGCTTGAAAGAGATGACAGGCTACGCGCCGAAATCGTTCTGA
- a CDS encoding methyl-accepting chemotaxis protein gives MAINFDNLKVGKKLGLGFFLILLMTMVIAGAGIMHIGSLKDSIDKVNLSNNINDEINQAKYYRALYGANYNPDDIKKNIEHISNISKLAEKAKIFSWPENDEKKIASIPTLISSYQEKQKNYINAVNTKDAVRKSWNISTTEKPLEQLNDQLKIDNNSANLQLLLSDLNQKLISVRYHVRGLLLSTDKESEEKLTDAINAAQTSLTFLYQSLSAEQRDTLAPVLTIMNNYEEQVLAYMPAYQEEIAQAEQMRVVADQLNVVIKSLASDQLAASQADIYNATLQMSIAALITLLLGLLISWFISRQITTPLGRTLSMAEKIATGDLTMSINTTRKDELGQLMSAMSKMNDNLHNMIDDIRVGVSQISNASGEIVAGNTDLSSRTEQQAAAVEQTAASMEQLTATVKQNADNAHHANKLAISASQTAKQGGEQVNNVVQTMTAIESSSKRIAEITSVINSIAFQTNILALNAAVEAARAGEQGRGFAVVASEVRSLAQRSSQAAKEIEGLISESVNQVSHGATLVGNAGKTMNDIVTSITQVHDIMGEIATASDEQSRGITQVSQAIVEMDSTTQQNAALVEQSSAAADSLEEQARLLKQAVSVFRLANAQHDDTPAGIAFNNQTHRLHAPS, from the coding sequence ATGGCTATAAATTTTGATAATCTAAAAGTCGGTAAAAAATTAGGATTGGGTTTTTTCCTGATTCTGCTGATGACCATGGTAATTGCTGGTGCCGGCATTATGCATATAGGCTCGCTAAAAGACAGTATTGATAAAGTTAATTTAAGCAACAATATCAATGATGAGATCAACCAGGCTAAGTATTATCGCGCATTATACGGAGCCAATTATAATCCTGATGATATAAAAAAGAACATTGAGCATATTTCAAACATCAGTAAACTCGCCGAAAAAGCAAAAATATTTAGCTGGCCGGAAAATGATGAAAAAAAAATAGCAAGTATTCCTACATTAATTTCCAGTTATCAGGAAAAACAAAAAAATTATATTAATGCAGTGAACACCAAAGATGCCGTCAGAAAAAGCTGGAATATTTCAACGACGGAAAAACCTCTGGAACAACTCAACGACCAATTAAAGATAGACAACAATAGCGCCAATCTTCAATTATTACTTTCTGATTTGAATCAAAAGCTGATTTCCGTTCGTTACCATGTCCGCGGTTTATTACTCTCAACGGATAAAGAATCCGAAGAAAAGTTGACGGATGCTATCAACGCCGCACAAACGTCACTGACTTTCCTTTATCAGAGCCTATCTGCCGAACAGCGTGACACACTAGCGCCGGTTCTGACGATCATGAACAATTATGAAGAACAGGTTCTGGCCTATATGCCGGCCTATCAGGAAGAGATAGCACAGGCTGAGCAAATGCGAGTTGTTGCCGATCAGTTGAATGTCGTTATCAAATCCCTCGCCAGCGATCAGCTTGCCGCCTCACAGGCCGATATTTACAACGCCACGCTGCAAATGAGCATTGCGGCACTGATTACGCTACTGCTTGGCCTACTAATTTCCTGGTTTATTTCGCGTCAAATCACCACGCCACTGGGTCGCACATTGAGCATGGCTGAAAAAATCGCAACGGGCGACCTCACCATGTCCATCAACACCACCCGTAAAGATGAACTGGGCCAGTTGATGAGTGCGATGTCAAAAATGAATGACAACCTGCACAATATGATCGACGACATTCGCGTCGGCGTCAGCCAGATTTCTAACGCGTCTGGCGAGATCGTAGCGGGCAATACAGATTTATCATCACGTACCGAGCAACAGGCCGCTGCCGTTGAGCAAACTGCCGCTAGCATGGAGCAACTCACTGCGACGGTTAAGCAAAACGCAGACAACGCACACCACGCCAACAAATTGGCTATCAGCGCTTCCCAAACCGCGAAACAGGGTGGCGAGCAGGTGAATAACGTGGTGCAAACCATGACTGCGATTGAGAGCAGTTCCAAACGTATCGCGGAAATCACGTCCGTCATCAACAGCATCGCTTTCCAGACTAACATTCTGGCATTGAATGCTGCCGTAGAAGCGGCCCGCGCTGGTGAGCAAGGCCGTGGCTTTGCCGTTGTCGCCAGCGAAGTCCGCAGCTTGGCTCAGCGTAGTTCTCAGGCTGCGAAGGAAATTGAAGGCCTGATCTCTGAATCCGTTAATCAGGTATCACACGGTGCGACACTGGTCGGCAATGCTGGCAAAACGATGAACGATATCGTCACTTCCATCACGCAGGTGCATGACATCATGGGTGAAATTGCCACCGCATCGGATGAACAAAGCCGGGGCATTACCCAGGTTAGCCAGGCGATTGTTGAGATGGATAGCACCACGCAGCAGAACGCCGCGCTGGTTGAACAATCCTCTGCCGCCGCCGACTCGCTGGAAGAGCAGGCGAGACTGTTGAAGCAGGCCGTTTCCGTCTTCCGTCTGGCCAACGCACAGCATGATGATACCCCCGCCGGTATCGCGTTTAACAACCAAACGCATCGTCTGCACGCGCCAAGCTAA
- the sodA gene encoding superoxide dismutase [Mn], producing the protein MSYSLPSLPYAYDALEPHFDKETMEIHHSKHHQAYVNNANAALESLPELAKLSVEELIAQLDKVPAEKKAALRNNAGGHANHSLFWKGLKLGTTLAGDLKAAIERDFGSVDAFKEKFEQAAATRFGSGWAWLVLKDDGKLAVVSTANQDSPLMGEAISGTSGYPIVGLDVWEHAYYLKFQNRRPDYAKAFWNVLNWDEAAARFAGAKK; encoded by the coding sequence ATGAGTTATTCACTGCCATCGCTGCCTTATGCTTATGACGCACTGGAACCGCATTTCGACAAAGAAACGATGGAAATTCACCATTCCAAACACCATCAGGCTTACGTCAATAATGCTAATGCCGCGCTGGAATCCCTGCCTGAGCTGGCTAAATTATCGGTTGAAGAGCTGATTGCTCAACTGGATAAGGTCCCTGCCGAGAAAAAAGCAGCACTGCGTAACAACGCTGGCGGCCACGCTAACCACAGCCTGTTTTGGAAAGGCCTGAAATTAGGCACTACGCTGGCTGGCGATCTGAAAGCAGCAATCGAACGCGATTTCGGCAGCGTTGATGCGTTTAAAGAGAAATTTGAGCAAGCAGCAGCAACCCGCTTTGGCTCTGGCTGGGCTTGGCTGGTTCTGAAAGACGACGGCAAGCTGGCTGTGGTTTCTACCGCAAACCAAGACAGTCCGCTGATGGGTGAAGCGATTTCTGGTACCTCTGGCTACCCAATCGTCGGTCTGGACGTATGGGAACACGCTTACTACCTGAAATTCCAAAACCGTCGCCCAGATTACGCTAAAGCATTCTGGAACGTGCTGAACTGGGACGAAGCTGCGGCTCGTTTCGCTGGCGCGAAAAAATAA
- the fdhD gene encoding formate dehydrogenase accessory sulfurtransferase FdhD, giving the protein MQVFQVEEVHLRADTALEGAMQHSVYHPDSLHQPQSDWLAEEVPIALVYNGISHVVMMASPKELEPFALGFSLSEGIIQSPADIYGIDVHPACNGIEVHIELSSRRFAGLKERRRSMDGRTGCGVCGVEQLAEIGKPVVPLPFTQTFSLSKLENALTRLRDVQKIGQMTGCTHAASWIAPDGTLCGGSEDVGRHVALDKLLGTRAKQGWQQGAALVSSRASYEMVQKSAMCGVEILFAVSAATSLAVDVARRCNLTLVGFCRPGHATIYTHPQRLSE; this is encoded by the coding sequence ATGCAGGTATTTCAGGTGGAAGAGGTTCATTTACGAGCAGATACCGCCCTTGAAGGCGCAATGCAACATTCGGTCTATCACCCCGATTCGCTGCATCAGCCACAGTCTGACTGGCTGGCGGAAGAGGTACCTATTGCGCTGGTTTATAACGGCATCTCACATGTTGTGATGATGGCTTCACCGAAAGAGTTGGAACCGTTCGCTCTCGGGTTTTCCTTATCGGAAGGTATTATCCAATCACCAGCAGATATCTACGGTATTGATGTGCACCCCGCCTGTAACGGTATTGAAGTTCACATTGAGCTTTCCAGCCGACGCTTTGCCGGGCTAAAAGAACGACGCAGATCGATGGACGGGCGCACAGGCTGCGGCGTATGTGGCGTAGAGCAGCTTGCGGAAATCGGCAAACCGGTGGTGCCTCTGCCTTTCACCCAGACATTTTCCCTCAGCAAACTTGAAAATGCGCTGACGCGACTGCGTGATGTGCAGAAGATCGGCCAGATGACCGGTTGTACTCATGCCGCAAGCTGGATTGCACCAGACGGCACGCTGTGCGGGGGGAGTGAAGACGTCGGCCGCCATGTCGCGCTGGATAAATTGCTTGGCACTCGAGCAAAGCAAGGATGGCAGCAAGGGGCGGCACTGGTTTCCAGCCGAGCCAGCTATGAAATGGTACAAAAATCTGCCATGTGTGGCGTGGAAATCCTGTTTGCTGTCTCGGCAGCCACTTCGCTGGCCGTTGACGTTGCACGGCGCTGCAACCTGACGCTGGTGGGTTTTTGTCGACCAGGACATGCGACAATTTACACGCATCCGCAACGCCTGAGCGAGTAA
- a CDS encoding aldehyde dehydrogenase family protein, with the protein MAHDNLEGRSASGDVGFLNLKKRYDNFIGGAWVPPDAGQYFVNLTPVTGQPMCEVASSTTRDIDHALDAAHNAKAEWGGLSVQERALVLNRIADRMEQNLERLAQVETWDNGKPIRETSGADVPLAIDHFRYFAACIRAQEGAISEIDGDTVAYHFHEPLGVVAQIIPWNFPLLMACWKMAPALAAGNCIVLKPAKLTPMSVLILMELIQDLLPAGVINVVNGSGSEIGEYLATSKRVAKVAFTGSTEVGQQIMSYAAQNVTPVTLELGGKSPNIFFADVMDKEDSFFDKALEGFTLFAFNQGEVCTCPSRALVQESIYDRFMERAIKRVEAIRIGNPLDSKTMMGAQVSAGQLDTILNYIDIGKKEGARVLTGGQRKAMPDGLAEGYYLEPTILFGKNSMRVFQEEIFGPVLAVTTFKTMDDALEIANDTEYGLGAGVWSRNGNIAYRMGRGIQAGRVWTNCYHAYPAHAAFGGYKQSGIGRENHKMMLEHYQQTKCLLVSYSDKPMGLF; encoded by the coding sequence ATGGCGCACGATAATCTCGAAGGCCGATCTGCATCTGGTGACGTCGGCTTTCTTAATCTGAAAAAACGCTATGACAATTTTATCGGCGGAGCTTGGGTTCCACCTGATGCGGGTCAGTATTTTGTTAATTTGACGCCAGTAACGGGTCAACCGATGTGTGAAGTAGCCAGTTCGACAACGCGAGATATTGACCATGCGTTGGATGCTGCTCATAACGCAAAAGCGGAATGGGGTGGCCTGTCGGTGCAGGAACGGGCGCTGGTGCTTAATCGTATTGCCGACCGGATGGAACAAAACCTTGAACGGTTGGCGCAGGTGGAAACCTGGGATAACGGCAAACCAATACGTGAAACCAGCGGGGCGGATGTGCCGCTGGCGATTGACCACTTCCGCTATTTCGCGGCCTGTATCCGGGCACAAGAGGGGGCGATTAGCGAAATCGACGGCGACACGGTGGCCTATCATTTTCATGAACCTCTCGGTGTTGTTGCGCAGATTATTCCCTGGAACTTCCCGCTGCTGATGGCCTGTTGGAAGATGGCACCAGCACTGGCCGCCGGTAACTGTATTGTGCTGAAGCCTGCCAAGTTGACGCCGATGTCGGTGCTAATTTTGATGGAGCTGATTCAGGATCTATTACCTGCGGGGGTCATTAATGTCGTCAATGGGTCGGGAAGCGAGATTGGTGAGTATCTGGCAACATCGAAACGCGTTGCGAAAGTTGCGTTCACCGGATCGACCGAGGTTGGCCAGCAGATCATGAGCTATGCGGCGCAAAACGTGACGCCGGTGACGCTGGAACTGGGTGGTAAATCGCCAAACATCTTTTTTGCCGATGTGATGGATAAGGAAGATAGCTTCTTTGATAAAGCGCTCGAAGGTTTCACGCTGTTTGCCTTCAATCAGGGAGAAGTTTGCACCTGCCCGAGCCGCGCACTAGTGCAGGAATCGATCTATGATCGCTTTATGGAGCGGGCAATCAAGCGCGTTGAGGCTATCCGTATCGGTAACCCGCTGGACAGCAAAACCATGATGGGCGCACAGGTGTCAGCAGGCCAGCTTGATACCATCCTTAACTATATTGATATCGGTAAGAAAGAGGGCGCTCGGGTGCTCACGGGTGGCCAGCGTAAGGCTATGCCAGATGGGCTGGCGGAAGGTTACTATCTGGAGCCGACGATATTATTCGGTAAAAACAGCATGCGTGTCTTCCAGGAGGAAATCTTTGGCCCGGTGCTGGCGGTAACGACGTTCAAGACGATGGATGATGCACTGGAGATAGCCAACGACACGGAATACGGTCTGGGCGCAGGCGTGTGGAGCCGCAATGGTAATATCGCTTACCGAATGGGGCGTGGCATTCAGGCGGGTCGAGTTTGGACCAATTGTTATCACGCCTATCCGGCACATGCTGCGTTTGGGGGCTATAAGCAGTCTGGTATCGGGCGTGAAAACCATAAAATGATGTTGGAGCACTATCAACAAACTAAATGCCTGTTGGTGAGCTACTCTGATAAGCCGATGGGGCTGTTCTAA
- a CDS encoding acyltransferase has product MTDKIGWIDNLRALACMMVVLIHSTTYYITAGGTPGDGHWDVANVLNSASRVCVPLFFMISGYLFFGERSAGKKHFLRIGLCLLFYSTVALIYIATLTPINGLNSLHHALQKPIFYHLWFFYAIVVIYLLSPLITIKPVSGKYLAVLIILLAVVANPNTGRVGFEGFKLLPVNLYIYGDTFYYVLYAALGRALGVLDVPKKVVLAAIPFFIACVALVAMGTKHHTLLNDTFTQTFYIYCGPLVFLAAVSLLIVFKHYFSQRVLPGFATISRHSLAIYGFHALFIHYLRTHDVALPSYPVLDIFYVFTVALVASLLLSMALQKIDVRRWVS; this is encoded by the coding sequence ATGACGGATAAGATCGGCTGGATTGATAACCTGCGGGCGCTGGCCTGCATGATGGTCGTTCTGATTCATAGCACAACCTACTATATTACTGCGGGCGGCACGCCGGGCGATGGGCATTGGGATGTGGCGAATGTCTTGAACTCTGCTTCACGTGTCTGCGTCCCGTTGTTTTTCATGATCTCGGGCTACTTATTTTTTGGTGAACGCAGTGCGGGGAAGAAACACTTCCTGCGCATCGGCTTATGTCTGCTTTTTTATAGTACGGTCGCGCTGATCTATATTGCGACACTTACACCGATTAATGGCCTGAATTCATTGCACCATGCGCTGCAAAAACCGATCTTTTATCACTTATGGTTTTTCTACGCCATTGTAGTGATTTATCTACTCTCTCCACTTATTACCATCAAGCCAGTATCGGGCAAATATTTAGCGGTCTTGATTATCTTATTAGCTGTTGTCGCCAACCCCAATACGGGGCGAGTGGGGTTTGAAGGTTTTAAATTACTGCCTGTTAATCTCTATATTTACGGTGATACGTTTTACTACGTACTGTATGCCGCGCTGGGGCGCGCATTGGGGGTGTTGGACGTGCCTAAGAAAGTTGTGCTCGCTGCTATTCCCTTTTTCATCGCGTGTGTCGCATTAGTGGCGATGGGGACGAAGCACCACACATTATTGAATGATACGTTCACCCAGACATTTTATATCTACTGCGGCCCACTGGTGTTTCTGGCTGCCGTTAGCCTGCTGATTGTGTTTAAGCATTACTTTAGCCAGCGGGTTTTGCCCGGTTTTGCCACTATTTCACGCCATTCGCTGGCGATTTACGGTTTTCACGCGTTGTTCATTCACTATCTGCGTACGCATGATGTCGCGTTGCCATCTTACCCGGTTCTCGATATTTTCTATGTCTTCACCGTCGCGCTGGTGGCCAGCCTGCTGCTTTCGATGGCGCTACAGAAGATTGATGTGCGGCGCTGGGTGAGTTGA
- the xylB gene encoding xylulokinase, whose translation MYIGIDLGTSGVKAILLDEAGEVIASHSAALSISRPHPLWSEQAPEDWWQATDQALQALAATHNLHAVKALGLTGQMHGATLLDAHQNVLRPAILWNDGRSAAQCRTLEQLVPTSRQITGNLMMPGFTAPKLKWVQENESTIFRQIDKVLLPKDYLRWRLTGEFASDMSDAAGTLWLDVAKRDWSDALLEACSLTREHMPTLYEGSQITGYLRPDIASRWGMDPVPVIAGGGDNAAGAIGVGLFQTGQAMLSLGTSGVYFAVSDGFLSNPQHAVHSFCHALPNTWHLMSVMLSAASCLDWVAHLTHAESVSAMLQEVASMPVDDTITPVWFLPYLSGERTPHNNPDAKGAFWGLTHQHGRPELAKAVLEGVGFALADGIDALHMTGLKPDSITLIGGGARSAYWRQMLADISGQTLEYRTGGDVGPALGAARLAQIAMHPHMPLADLLPPLPLEQLHQPNTQRHADYAERRRTFKALYQQLSPLM comes from the coding sequence ATGTATATCGGTATTGATCTGGGTACGTCCGGTGTTAAAGCCATCCTGCTGGATGAAGCTGGAGAGGTGATTGCTAGCCATAGCGCTGCGTTGAGCATTTCGCGTCCGCACCCGCTCTGGTCGGAACAAGCGCCTGAAGACTGGTGGCAGGCAACCGACCAGGCACTACAAGCATTGGCAGCAACACACAACCTTCACGCCGTGAAAGCGCTGGGGTTAACCGGGCAAATGCACGGGGCCACCTTGCTGGACGCCCACCAGAACGTGCTGCGCCCTGCGATTCTCTGGAATGACGGACGTAGCGCAGCTCAATGCCGAACACTGGAACAATTAGTGCCTACATCACGCCAGATTACCGGCAACCTGATGATGCCAGGTTTTACTGCCCCCAAACTAAAATGGGTGCAGGAAAACGAAAGTACTATCTTTCGCCAAATCGACAAGGTCCTGCTGCCAAAAGACTATCTTCGCTGGCGTCTGACAGGGGAATTTGCCAGCGATATGTCCGATGCGGCTGGAACCCTTTGGCTGGACGTCGCCAAACGGGACTGGAGCGACGCTCTGCTGGAAGCCTGTTCGCTGACCCGTGAACACATGCCCACACTGTATGAAGGCAGCCAAATTACCGGTTATCTGCGACCTGACATCGCCAGTCGCTGGGGTATGGATCCCGTCCCCGTTATTGCTGGCGGTGGAGATAACGCAGCAGGCGCGATTGGCGTCGGGCTGTTTCAAACCGGTCAGGCAATGCTGTCTCTCGGCACCTCCGGCGTTTACTTCGCCGTCAGCGACGGCTTTCTCAGCAACCCGCAGCATGCCGTCCACAGCTTCTGCCATGCACTGCCGAATACCTGGCACCTAATGTCCGTGATGTTAAGCGCAGCGTCTTGCCTGGATTGGGTCGCCCACCTGACACACGCTGAGAGCGTGTCCGCAATGTTGCAGGAAGTCGCCTCGATGCCAGTCGATGACACAATCACGCCAGTCTGGTTCTTACCCTATTTGTCCGGTGAACGCACGCCGCACAATAATCCCGATGCCAAAGGGGCATTCTGGGGGCTCACCCATCAACACGGTCGCCCAGAACTGGCAAAAGCGGTACTGGAAGGCGTGGGATTTGCGCTTGCCGATGGAATAGATGCACTGCATATGACTGGACTCAAGCCCGATAGCATCACGCTGATTGGTGGTGGCGCTCGCAGCGCCTACTGGCGGCAAATGCTGGCAGATATCAGCGGCCAAACGTTGGAGTACCGCACAGGAGGCGATGTCGGTCCAGCGCTAGGTGCTGCCCGTCTGGCACAAATCGCTATGCATCCCCATATGCCACTGGCAGACCTTCTGCCGCCGCTACCGCTGGAGCAGCTTCATCAGCCGAATACCCAGCGCCACGCCGACTATGCCGAGCGGAGGCGCACATTTAAAGCACTCTATCAACAGCTTAGTCCGTTGATGTAA
- the xylA gene encoding xylose isomerase yields MQAYFEQIEKVRYEGSQSDNPFAFRHYNPDQEILGKRMADHLRFAVAYWHTFCWNGADMFGVGSFARPWQQSGDALELAKRKADIAFEFFQKLSVPYYCFHDVDVAPEGNSLKEYLHNFAVITDVLAEKQQASGVKLLWGTANCFTNPRYGAGAATNPDPDVFAWAATQVFTAMNATKKLGGENYVLWGGREGYETLLNTDLRQEREQIGRFMQMVVEHKHKIGFQGTLLIEPKPQEPTKHQYDYDVATVYGFLKQFGLEKEIKVNVEANHATLAGHSFHHEIATAVALGVFGSVDANRGDPQLGWDTDQFPNSVEENALIMYEILKAGGFTTGGLNFDAKVRRQSTDRYDLFHAHIGAMDTMALALKAAARMIEDDKLNQLVAKRYAGWNGELGQQILQGNSSLESLAHYAQSHQLAPQHQSGQQELLENLVNRHLYPK; encoded by the coding sequence ATGCAAGCCTATTTTGAACAGATCGAAAAAGTCCGTTATGAAGGTAGCCAAAGCGACAATCCCTTCGCCTTTCGTCACTACAATCCCGATCAGGAAATTCTCGGTAAACGTATGGCGGACCATCTGCGTTTTGCCGTCGCGTATTGGCACACATTCTGCTGGAACGGAGCGGACATGTTTGGCGTCGGCTCCTTTGCCCGTCCGTGGCAACAGTCAGGCGACGCGCTGGAGTTGGCGAAGCGCAAGGCGGACATCGCATTCGAATTCTTTCAAAAACTGAGCGTGCCTTACTACTGCTTTCATGACGTCGATGTCGCTCCAGAAGGGAACTCACTGAAAGAGTATCTACATAATTTTGCCGTGATCACCGATGTGCTGGCGGAAAAACAGCAGGCTAGCGGTGTAAAGCTGCTGTGGGGCACCGCCAACTGCTTCACCAATCCCCGTTATGGCGCAGGTGCAGCCACCAACCCTGACCCTGATGTATTTGCCTGGGCGGCCACGCAGGTGTTCACCGCGATGAACGCCACCAAAAAACTGGGCGGTGAAAACTATGTACTTTGGGGTGGGCGTGAGGGATATGAAACGCTGCTCAATACCGATCTGCGTCAGGAACGTGAACAGATCGGCCGCTTCATGCAGATGGTTGTCGAGCATAAACACAAAATTGGTTTTCAGGGCACGCTGCTCATCGAGCCAAAGCCGCAGGAACCGACCAAACACCAGTACGATTACGATGTCGCCACCGTTTATGGCTTCCTCAAACAGTTTGGGCTGGAAAAAGAGATTAAAGTTAACGTGGAAGCCAACCACGCGACGCTGGCGGGTCATTCATTCCACCATGAGATCGCCACCGCTGTCGCGCTCGGCGTTTTCGGATCGGTCGATGCTAATCGCGGCGATCCGCAGCTTGGCTGGGACACCGATCAGTTCCCTAACAGCGTGGAAGAGAACGCGCTGATCATGTATGAGATTCTTAAAGCGGGCGGCTTTACGACGGGTGGCCTGAACTTTGACGCCAAAGTTCGCCGTCAGAGCACCGATCGCTATGACCTTTTCCATGCGCATATCGGCGCGATGGATACGATGGCGCTGGCGCTCAAGGCTGCCGCCAGAATGATTGAAGATGATAAGCTCAATCAACTGGTCGCCAAGCGCTATGCGGGCTGGAATGGGGAACTGGGTCAGCAAATTCTGCAAGGTAATTCATCGCTGGAATCGCTCGCCCATTATGCGCAAAGCCATCAACTGGCACCACAGCACCAGAGTGGCCAGCAGGAATTGCTGGAAAATCTGGTTAACCGCCATCTATACCCTAAATAA
- the xylF gene encoding D-xylose ABC transporter substrate-binding protein → MKVKHFLLSACAVFTLACQPGFAKDVKIGMAIDDLRLERWQKDRDLFVEQAKKQGADVFVQSANGNEATQISQIENMINRGVDVLVIIPYNGQVLGNVIAEAKREGIKVLAYDRMINNADVDFYISFDNEKVGELQAKYLVDKVPGGNYFLMGGSPVDNNAKLFRQGQMKVLTPLIESGKIKVVGDQWVDAWLPENALKIMENALTANSNKIDAVVASNDATAGGAIQALAAQGLAGKVAISGQDADLAAIKRIVAGTQTMTVYKPISKLAKDAADIAVALGAGKAPESNAKLNNGLKDIPSFLLTPIPVDKSNIDSTVIADGFHKKADVY, encoded by the coding sequence ATGAAAGTTAAACATTTTTTACTCTCAGCTTGTGCCGTGTTCACTTTAGCTTGTCAGCCCGGATTCGCGAAGGATGTTAAAATCGGCATGGCAATTGATGATTTGCGTCTTGAACGCTGGCAAAAAGATCGCGATCTTTTTGTTGAGCAAGCCAAAAAACAGGGCGCTGATGTTTTTGTTCAATCGGCAAATGGTAATGAAGCCACGCAAATTTCTCAAATAGAAAACATGATCAATCGCGGTGTCGATGTATTGGTTATTATTCCTTATAACGGCCAAGTACTTGGCAATGTTATTGCGGAAGCAAAGCGTGAAGGAATAAAAGTGCTTGCTTACGATCGCATGATTAATAATGCGGATGTGGATTTTTATATTTCGTTTGATAATGAAAAGGTTGGTGAATTGCAGGCGAAATATCTTGTCGATAAGGTGCCCGGCGGGAACTACTTCTTAATGGGCGGTTCACCGGTTGATAATAATGCGAAGCTGTTTCGTCAGGGGCAAATGAAAGTGCTCACGCCGCTGATCGAAAGCGGAAAAATCAAAGTGGTCGGCGATCAGTGGGTTGATGCCTGGTTACCGGAGAATGCGCTGAAAATTATGGAAAATGCGCTAACGGCGAACAGCAATAAGATTGATGCGGTTGTCGCGTCGAACGATGCTACGGCGGGCGGCGCGATTCAGGCGCTGGCTGCACAGGGACTGGCTGGAAAAGTTGCCATTTCCGGTCAGGATGCCGATCTGGCGGCAATCAAACGTATTGTGGCTGGCACGCAAACTATGACGGTCTATAAACCGATCAGCAAGCTGGCGAAAGATGCTGCGGATATCGCCGTGGCACTGGGTGCAGGTAAAGCACCTGAGTCTAATGCTAAATTGAACAATGGGTTGAAAGACATCCCTTCCTTCTTGCTCACGCCGATTCCCGTCGATAAATCCAATATTGATTCCACCGTCATTGCCGATGGCTTCCACAAAAAAGCGGACGTGTATTAA